In a single window of the Sylvia atricapilla isolate bSylAtr1 chromosome 20, bSylAtr1.pri, whole genome shotgun sequence genome:
- the TEX14 gene encoding inactive serine/threonine-protein kinase TEX14, which translates to MSEGQGRTRWRFRLPGHGPGPAPGAAAAFPVGKAGLGRSLACASDWPASAEYANQGACPARRHARPFRGARALSGRAPAAAGARRGRAGPSRGVLGGGVGIAVRCVPVSGACPTRRHARPFRGARALSGRAPAAAGARRGRAGPSRSVLGGGVGIAVRCVPVSLRGDEAPGFIKILGFLAGIFVDAVNSMGQTCLFIAALLGLGKIVDVLLEYGSDANHRCYDGSTPVHAAAFSGNQWVLSKLLDEGGDLRAHDKEGKTPQVWALSASKESSAQMLEFIQQCTLHMQAAIWNLPSDLLRKVSSSKALICSPSRFGGLVQGNAENPLGKLLKGQPSVAKNIYSFGFGKFCLTGSGHLGYLASLPIIGDKDVVQADDEPAFSYHVGPYMIMTNLVWGGSRVTVKELSFQPQQSSWKLRLADLLLAEQEHSSKLRHPHLLQLMSVCLSSDLEKTRLVYERVHFGSLYSILHERRAEFPVLQTETILHVLLQVIDALRFLHSRGFIHRSLSSHSIQIVSSGEAKLCNLEYMIESKDSGEHSDLTRIPVPVQLFRWCSPEIILEKPATVKSDVYSFCAVLQEALTESPPWKGVEDSAVQQLILSGQQLEADVRLPLLYYDVVRSGLEPKQRNRSMKLQDIQYVLKNDLKDLVKSEGGHAGGILKAQRSAVLADVNICWASSFSFQKRTAVEFQEKEISKAGGFAAPKDCVPPKESSSVVGQEAVGSAEPAQDRSLDVSSDLQTAASHSSESDVDGSLCSFERNEILASYPEDPQDFLEGGSGLGQALKEAERQQKEDQSQWEDEEEEESSRSTTGFTGEEEEEEEEEEEEEEEQRVREGPALCQVRGDGGRRLSSPSQSELLISKCALNLKIMQSMLQQAGDSLSRTQEKLDRVKAMGEQKLLQEIRMNLHPKESSRGRHWSGSDAASQNTNKAFPGADIFLHKAVGPPSRDYIPPTIRCQAPGRGNSQAVPRMAKERETIQNDRWKSKIRSNHRDAGLDDEVSLNQEHLLPHVSARCQKKFNSQCQRGADSHPAARGEEEKWCHSKPRAEFCSKKSSEKRRVMQSGWRTEVKQMARRAASGRLGLSCPYPGSECTSESEAESAKETPRQVPAGAPKRQEQQRCGWQPGEDAEPWDMGTEDRTESGDSDLEPALRSPTGRSCQSPAPDEEAESGMAIPKSSVLPQQAESLSRGRSRELHCSLNSPPDENEEFFTHDYFLPPALKGRSEPETSNAEGKAEDVCAGFLQKLPPDAASGIQAPGGKIQFCSTTPQSCGSNRLGVNQLSQMPGASVEAAREATLWEPQEESPEKDVSVADIQDLSSIPCEQNFQRGVECQTPRLSHAPTSVSTPLSSEEKIPLAFEKYKHCREFSSDPSFCGSQDTSSTVFKTFTTACEEERSMEIPVAAPRICPFGLKEPVGLPPVASSLRSTRQAPALSEESLPSIDELPPPAQELLDGIGLTPVSMIFWKECSMQEMRRSKKHLGDTLLEEHPKDQKSHPQQQLAPAPPFRIIVLDESSLHD; encoded by the exons ATGAGCGAGGGACAAGGGAGAACCCGCTGGCGATTCCGCCTCCCGGGACATGGCCCGGGCCCAGCgccgggcgcggcggcggcgtTCCCGGTCGGGAAGGCGGGGCTGGGGCGGAGCCTCGCATGCGCGTCTGATTGGCCAGCCAGTGCGGAATATGCTAATCAGGGGGCGTGTCCCGCACGCCGCCACGCGCGGCCGTTCCGCGGGGCGCGGGCGCTCTCGGGGCGCGCTCCCGCGGCCgcgggggctcggcggggccgcgccggccCGTCCCGGGGTGTCCTGGGCGGGGGTGTGGGGATCGCCGTGCGCTGTGTGCCGGTGTCG GGGGCGTGTCCCACACGCCGCCACGCGCGGCCGTTCCGCGGGGCGCGGGCGCTCTCGGGGCGCGCTCCCGCGGCCgcgggggctcggcggggccgcgccggccCGTCCCGGAGTGTCCTGGGCGGCGGTGTGGGGATCGCCGTGCGCTGTGTGCCGGTGTCG CTCAGAGGTGACGAAGCACCAggatttattaaaattttgggTTTCCTCGCAGGAATTTTTGTGGATGCTGTGAATTCCATGGGCCAAACCTGTCTCTTCATtgctgcactgctggggctgggtaAAATagtggatgtgctgctggaatATGGCTCAGATGCCAATCA TCGCTGCTACGATGGGAGCACCCCAGTGcatgcagctgctttttcaggAAACCAGTGGGTCCTCAGCAAGTTACTGGATGAAGGAGGAGATCTCAGAGCCCACGACAAAGAGGGGAAAACTCCCCAGGTCTGGGCTTTGTCAGCCAGCAAGGAAAGCAGTGCTCAG atgCTGGAATTTATCCAGCAGTGCACACTGCACATGCAAGCTGCCATTTGGAATCTTCCCTCTGACCTGCTCAGGAAAGTTTCCTCCTCAAAGGCCTTGATCTGCAGCCCCTCGAGGTTTGGTGGCCTTGTCCAAGG AAATGCTGAGAATCCTCTGGGTAAATTACTGAAAGGACAACCCAGTGTGGCCAAGAACATTTACAGCTTTGGTTTTGGGAAG TTCTGTCTCACAGGCAGTGGCCACCTGGGCTACCTGGCCTCCCTCCCCATTATTGGGGACAAAGATGTGGTTCAGGCTGATGATGAACCAGCATTTTCTTACCACGTGGGGCCCTACATGATCATGACCAA CTTGGTgtggggaggcagcagagtgACAGTGAAGGAGCTGAGCTTCCaaccccagcagagcagctggaagctgcGCCTGGCTGATCtcctcctggcagagcaggagcacagcag CAAACTCCGGCACCCTCACTTACTGCAGTtgatgtctgtctgtctgtccagtGACCTGGAGAAAACTCGTTTGGTCTATGAGAGAGTTCACTTTGGCTCTCTCTACAGCATCCTCCACGAAAGG CGTGCAGagttcccagtgctgcagacagAGACCATCCTGCACGTTTTGCTGCAGGTCATCGACGCCCTGCGCTTCCTGCACTCCCGGGGCTTTATCCACAGATCCCTCTCCTCCCACTCCATCCAAATCGTGTCCTCTGGGGAGGCCAAGCTCTGCAACCTGGAGTACATGATAGAGAG CAAGGACAGTGGAGAGCACAGTGACCTGACCCGAATTCCTGTCCCAGTGCAGCTGTTCCGCTGGTGTTCCCCTGAAATAATCCTGGAGAAACCTGCCACAGTCAAATCAGATGTCTACAGCttctgtgcagtgctgcaggaggccCTGACAG AGAGCCCTCCCTGGAAAGGAGTGGAAGACTCAGCTGTTCAGCAGCTCATCCtctcagggcagcagctggaggcagatgTCAGACTCCCCCTGCTCTATTACGATGTTGTCAGGTCAGGGCTGGAGCCCAAGCAGAGGAACCGCTCCATGAAACTTCAGGATATTCAATATGTCCTGAAAAACGACTTAAAG gaCTTGGTTAAGTCTGAAGGTGGCCATGCTGGTGGGATACTCAAAGCACAGAGATCTGCTGTTCTGGCAGATGTGAACATCTGCTGGGCATCATCTTTTAGCTTCCAGAAGAGAACAGCAGTggaattccaggaaaaagagATCAGCAAGGCTG gtgGCTTTGCTGCCCCCAAGGACTGTGTTCCCCCCAAGGAGAGCAGTTCTGTGGTGGGGCAGGAGGCAGTGGGCAGTGCAGAGCCTGCACAGGACAGAAGTCTGGATGTCTCCTCTGacctgcagacagcagcttcTCACTCCAGTGAGAGTGATGTGGATGGGAGCCTGTGCAGCTTCGAGAGGAATGAAATCCTGGCCAGTTATCCAGAGGATCCCCAAGACTTCCTGGAAGGAGGATCAGGGTTAGGCCAAGCTCTAAAGgaggcagagaggcagcagaaggaagatCAGAGCCagtgggaggatgaggaggaagaggaatcCTCGAGGTCCACCACGGGGTTcactggagaggaggaggaggaggaagaggaagaagaggaggaggaagaagagcagaggGTGAGAGAAggccctgccctgtgtcaggTGAGGGGAGATGGtggcaggaggctgagcagccctTCCCAGAGCGAGCTGCTCATCAGCAAATGTGCCCTGAACCTCAAGATCATGCAGAGcatgctgcagcaggcaggagattCCCTGAGCAGGACCCAGGAGAAGCTGGACAGGGTGAAGGCCATGGGGGAGCAGAAGCTGCTCCAGGAAATCAGGATGAATCTCCATCCTAAGGAAAGTTCTCGAGGGAGACACTGGAGTGGGTCTGATGCTGCTTCCCAGAATACCAACAAGGCTTTTCCTGGAGCTGATATTTTTTTACACAAGGCTGTAGGTCCACCATCCAGGGACTACATTCCACCAACAATAAGGTGTCAGGCACCAGGCAGAGGCAActcccaggctgttcccaggATGGCCAAGGAAAGAGAGACAATTCAGAATGACAGGTGGAAGAGCAAAATCAGATCCAACCATCGTGATGCAGGCCTGGATGATGAAGTGAGCCTAAACCAGGAG CATCTCCTCCCACACGTGTCTGCGAGGTGCCAAAAAAAGTTCAACTCGCAGTGTCAGAGAGGAGCTGATTCACATCCTGCAGcgagaggggaagaggagaagtg GTGCCATTCAAAACCGAGGGCTGagttctgcagcaaaaaaagcagCGAGAAGAGGAGGGTGATGCAGTCAGGGTGGAGGA CTGAAGTGAAGCAAATGGCCAGAAGAGCAGCCTCAGGACGGCTGGGGCTCAGCTGTCCATACCCTGGCAGTGAATGCACGtctgagagtgaagcagaaAGTGCCAAGGAAACCCCCCGGCAGGTGCCTGCTGGAGCCCCaaagaggcaggagcagcagaggtgtggGTGGCAGCCAGGGGAGGATGCTGAGCCCTGGGACATGGGCACTGAGGACAGAACTGAGTCTGGGGACAGTGATCTGGAGCCTGCACTCAGGAGTCCCACAG GGAGGAGCTGCCAGTCCCCAGCCCCAGATGAGGAAGCAGAGTCTGGAATGGCCATTCCTAAGAGTTCAGTCCTTCCTCAGCAAGCTGAGAGTCTCTCTAGA GGACGTTCAAGGGAATTACATTGTTCCCTTAATTCACCTCCTGATGAGAATGAAGAATTCTTCACTCATGattatttccttcctcctgctcttaAGGGAAGGTCAGAACCAGAg ACCTCAAACGCTGAGGGCAAAGCAGAAGATGTTTGTGCAGGGTTTTTACAGAAATTACCTCCTGATGCAGCATCAGGAATTCAGGCTCCAG gaggaaaaatacaaTTCTGCAGCACAACACCACAGAGCTGTGGCAGTAACAGGCTGGGAGTGAATCAGCTGAGCCAAATGCCTGGAGCCAG TGTGGAGGCAGCACGAGAAGCGACACTGTGGGAGCCACAGGAAGAAAGCCCAGAAAAAGATGT ATCAGTGGCAGATATTCAGGATTTGTCCAGCATTCCCTGTGAGCAGAACTTCCAGAGGGGTGTGGAGTGTCAAACCCCTCGGCTGAGCCACGCTCCCACCAGTGTCAGCACCCCCCTGAGCTCAG aggaaaaaattccattagCCTTTGAGAAATACAAACACTGCCGTGAATTTTCTTCAGATCCTTCCTTTTGTGGCTCTCAAGACACCTCCTCCACAGTGTTCAAGACTTTCACCACAGCCTgtgaggaggagaggagcatgGAAATTCCAGTGGCAGCTCCAAGAATTTGCCCATTTGGACTGAAAGAACCT GTTGGGTTGCCACCAGTTGCTTCATCCCTGAGAAGCACCAGGCAGGCACCTG CACTCTCAGAGGAATCTCTGCCCTCCATTGATGAGCTGCCTCCACCAGcccaagagctgctggatgGAATTG